A DNA window from Pogona vitticeps strain Pit_001003342236 chromosome 2, PviZW2.1, whole genome shotgun sequence contains the following coding sequences:
- the LHFPL2 gene encoding LHFPL tetraspan subfamily member 2 protein, which translates to MCHVIVTCRSMLWTLLSIVVAFAELIAFMSADWLVGKAKPGRFEDIDNRTGGSVEPYRPTLGIYGRCTRIPHMQSSMPDTLCGPYAENFSEIASGFWQATAIFLAVGIVILCAVAFVSVFTMCVQSIMKKSIFNVCGLLQGIAGLFLILGLILYPAGWGCQKAISYCGPYASAYKLGNCSLGWAFYTAIGGTVLTFICAVFSAQAEIATSSDKVQEEIEEGKSLICLL; encoded by the exons ATGTGTCATGTCATTGTCACTTGCCGCTCAATGTTGTGGACACTCCTGAGTATTGTTGTGGCATTTGCCGAGCTCATAGCCTTCATGAGCGCCGATTGGTTGGTTGGCAAGGCAAAACCTGGACGTTTCGAGGATATAGACAACAGGACAGGAGGATCAGTGGAACCGTATCGTCCCACCTTAGGGATCTATGGACGTTGCACCAGGATCCCACATATGCAGTCCTCCATGCCTGATACACTTTGTGGCCCCTACGCAGAGAACTTCAGTGAAATCGCCAGTGGTTTCTGGCAAGCTACTGCTATTTTCCTTGCTGTGGGGATCGTGATACTCTGTGCTGTCGCATTTGTATCTGTCTTCACCATGTGTGTACAGAGTATTAtgaagaaaagtatttttaatgtcTGTGGGCTGCTACAAGGAATTGCAG GTCTCTTCCTTATCCTAGGCTTGATCTTATACCCTGCCGGCTGGGGTTGTCAGAAGGCAATAAGCTATTGTGGACCCTATGCTTCAGCTTATAAACTTGGTAACTGTTCTCTGGGATGGGCTTTCTATACTGCCATTGGTGGCACCGTCCTGACATTCATCTGTGCAGTCTTCTCCGCCCAAGCTGAAATTGCTACATCCAGTGACAAAGTACAGGAGGAAATTGAAGAGGGGAAAAGCCTTATCTGCCTCCTTTAA